DNA from Macrobrachium rosenbergii isolate ZJJX-2024 chromosome 21, ASM4041242v1, whole genome shotgun sequence:
ATTTATCCGCTCTTTTGATATTCAAAGGCGAACTTTTCATCCTTTCTTCCAGAGATTCGTTGGTCGGTTCGTTTAGATTAAGCGGGACTTATGCCAGCAAGGGATCTTGCCAACAGGCAAGTTATACGCTTGACGCCGAAGCGTGCAGCAAACGGTTAGCATGGTAACAAGAGGCCTAGTGTGGACCTCTAGAGGCTTTCAACAAATTCTTGTTTATGCTGTTGTTGGAAATTCTTGTCTCTGCTTTTGTTGGAAATTCTTGTGTATCCTTTTGTTTGTTCTTAGTACTGTGAATGTCCTTTTTCGAAACCATTAttacttttagtttcctgtaaaagaaaactattgtgatggatGGCTATgcctgtccgcccgcactttttctgtccgtctcagatcttaaaaactactgaggctagaggactgcaaattggtatgttgatcatccaacctccaatcatcaaacataccaaacggcagccctctagcctcggtagcattaattttatttaaggttaaagttagccatgaacatgcgtctggtaacgctaaacacaggccaccgccggcccgtggctgaaagtttcatgggccatggctgagagcttcatacagcattatacgctgtacagaaaactcgactgcgtcgaagtacgcattttttacttgtttgatattGATTTCGATCATTTTTCGTTGGTAATTAGACGCTGACTACACTCATACGACGCTAACTGATATAAGAAGGAAGACCCGTTACGTAATCAGGTGTCAAATTTATTGAGTTAAattgtctctttctgtttcaaGCACCATCATATGTTGCATctgacattaaataaaaataaaagtaaaaaaatgcgccgaagtttcttcggcgcaatcgagttttttgtacagtcgtttacagcgtataatcaaggccaccgaaaacagacctgtctttcggtggtctcggtataatgctgtatgagccgcggcccatgaaactttaccacgGCACgacggtggcctgtcctatattgttgccagaagcacgatcatggctaactttaaccttaaataaaataaaaaaaactactgaggccagagggctgcaatttggtatgtttgatgattggagggtggatgatcaacataccaatttgcagccctctagcctcagtagttcttaagatctgagggcggacagaaaaagtgtggacagaataaagtgcggacggtcagacaaagccggcacattagttttcttttcagaaaactaaaaactgatcaTTATCTTTTCATCGACTGTAACATCAATATATTCTAAAAGGAAAATGTGGAATTACTTTTTCTAATGGGATATCGATTCGAATAACCAAAAAAATTTCTGTCATAATTAACCTGtggaaatcatataaatattatacaaccAATTAATCTCCGATTAATAATTcagatttaaatgcaaaatattcaTCATCTGAGATGGAACACAAGAGAAAACGccagtatttaaattttttttgttcagcGTAAAAGATACAATCgtatttcacttaattttatgTTACCTGCTTTCCTTTCACTCTTTAGAAGAATTTTTAAGGCATGGTGGAACAATAGTTCAGGGGAGGACAGAATGTTTTAATCTTGAAATATTACGTTTTAACAGTTTTTAGTAGCACATATCAAGTGAAAGTTCCCTTTGATATCCGGTTATTTGCCAGGAAAACGTCGTTGGTTGTAAGGGTAACTCGAACCTAAATGAATGGCAGCTTCGTGCAAAAATTATAAATCAGAATTGACTGACTTATTTACTGGAAACTTGCGTAACAATTACTCAACTCATCGTCACCGTATTTTAAGTCGTTCTGAACTGTACAGGTTTTAGTCTTTTGCTGTAAACTGTCCTCTGAATAGGCGAGCAAAGTGCTGAATGAATCTGTGGTAAATGAGGCACGAATCGCTAGAAATTCTTATGGGTGATGGCAATCTAACTAAGAGTGAATCCTTATGGATTGTAGCTATTGCTTTGCTATCGTCATATCACGCGCAATGACTTGATTGACGATGATCTATGAAAATTTGGCAATAAAACCAAAAACTAGGGCACCTTCAGCCATTCAGGGCTTAAGACagggaaaagagggagctggagtggctggacagcaagatggaaaaatggaaatgggaacggaggtgaagtaaaaggctaaaaagttctTGCAGCTAAACCTAGAAATTTAGCCACAGTCAGTGGTCTCCAGAAACTATGTGAGACTATGTAAGTAGCGACGTTTCTCAGgagtaagaatattttttcagtcaATTCATATTTCTAGCTAATTCCAACTGTCTTTCAACAGTAATCCATAAACAAACTATttcgttagtgtgtgtgtgtgtatgttttacaaCAAAATCTGGAATTCTCTCCGGTATTCCATACTCCTTACAATTTCCAAGAACTCTGTGATTCCCAGTTCGCATCAGTCTCATAGTATTTCATGATTATGCTTAAATCATTCCTACCACTCATATTTAGAAAAGGGAAGTTCATATCCGCATTCAGCTACGTGTTCTAATCAGGTCCACGAAAATCGATATTATACGCCATCCCAAGATAGCCGTTGTTCCTGCCCTAAATCCACAGGTCAATCACATTGCAAACTGTTACTTCGTAAACGGAGCTGATCAACTATTTTCATacgctgtattttaacagagatctttcacattcacagttaaatgtgcctcgctgttgaacttctcagttccagaggtcctttattcctcacaccgttggactgtggaacaatctccatgagggtgttgtgcaattggaacctcaaaagttcaagcgaaggtgcaatgcattgctaccctaaaataattcttcttgcattttaataacttacatatatttgtatctattcatttttcaaattacttttccttttctaataacagaTATCTTCATTCTGcacttcctattaccttctgttacttctttcaaatgaacaccatattctttggaagcttaaatttcaaagtcaatggcccatgtgggcttgtcccatacgaacagggtccatcttctgaattaCAAAAATGCTAATAAACAATCCAGAATACAGAAAACCTGTAGGACACTCAAACCTAAAAAGCAATTAGCACAAAAGtcaaaaagatgaattaaattattcttataccttcacaattattattgttgttgtttttattattattcagcagatgaaacctattcatatggaagaatccCACAGGATTGCAACAACAGCGATGCACGAGGGAAGGCaattctaacgagagagagagagagagagagagagagacttaagacaTACGATGCAAACTagagaacccccccccccccttttcttctATCACCTAAAGCTAAGGCACTTTGTCTATTGCCTCGGCCGTAGCCACTCATCAACCCTttgggaacgacagagagagagagagagagagagacagacagacagagagagagagaagctatgcCAGGGGGATGGGAGGTCTAAGGCTGGTGGGCAgtggggggagagaggaggaggaggaggagggaaagtggGAGGGGGTGTAGGTGATTGTACCAGCCGCCAGTTTTAAGAGCAATGCCTCACGAGGTTCACAATAGGATTCTGTGAGCAAAGGCTCGTTAAGCTACGTTTTCAACGTCTCCCAGAACAATAAAGAGCTGAGCGATGCCAAATAAAATACTCCTGCTTCTTTCAGTCCTactttgctttatatttattagCTGCTATTACGGCCGTGCGCGCGCCTTTGGAGGGCGACGGGGAAGCGCCCGGCAAGAAATGAAAGGAtcctctggaggaggagaaggaggtgaaagaggaggaggaagaggaggaggaggaggttgaagaggatggaaagaaagatgaaaggggGATGGAAGGATGGACGGGtctgacggaggaggaggaggaggaggaggctattAGGTGCGTATGTCTCTGCGTTGTAAGATGAAAGAAACAATGAGAAGTTAATGAGGGCCATATATCGTGAGTGCATTTGTTGGCGAGTCACATATACGTATGAGCATGCATTCTAATGCTAATCCTTGCCCATAATGCACCACCTTGAAATATACCGGTGATAAGTTTGCAACCatcagaatgaatgaatgtttctCAAACGGACTTTGGTCATAGGCCTATGTACATGCTTGCGTATGTATGCAcgcatacacatatgcatacaaagACGTCACTATTCATATGCAAAATTTGAATGTACGTAGTATGCAATCAAGAAGAAACACGCCCGCACTCCCAAAACTCGATAGACCCAGGGTTTTCGAGGATGCCATTAATTTGGGTTTAAAACTCCGCATAATGGAAGATGAACATCAGAGCTGGGCGTGCTCTGAGGTCCGGGGAACGAGGGGTCGATTTTTATGAGGGCATTCAAACAATGGGCGTCATGCCCAGCATGGGCGTCAACGGTGTGGGCGAGGGCCATTATTGCATTATAGGAACCGCCCACCCACCTCAGAATCGACCAAATGTCTAATGCATCCTTTGACCTCATATTTTTTCTCACCCCCACCTCTGTGCCCTcgtagaaaaaaaaggagaacagtaatatgaatatgaatatagagGGAATCTGCCTTTTGAAGAGGCCACGCATCAAAGAGAAAGCATAAATCGGCGATGCGCCAAAGAGACTGGCCCTCGCTTCGCTCAAAGAACGCTAGACCAAGGGCAAGTAGACCAACCGTAGACCGAACCTACCGTTTCGGTAACCGTGAATCGCCGAGCTTGCAAAACGCCAAAGCGCTACATTATGAATGGCCCATTAGCATCATCGGAGGAGATCAAGGAAGACTTAGGGTCTTCCCTGAAGAGGGGGGAAGGCCCGTTGCGTTACTTCGGAAGCCACAAAGAGGCGTATCAGGCGAAACTCGACTTTCAAATCGCGTGGAGGTATTCCCTGCCAGATGATCCTCGATTTAATGATACAAACAATCGCCTTTTGTTTTCGTAAGGTCCACGA
Protein-coding regions in this window:
- the LOC136849412 gene encoding pre-mRNA 3'-end-processing factor FIP1-like codes for the protein MALAHTVDAHAGHDAHCLNALIKIDPSFPGPQSTPSSDRHTHLIASSSSSSSVRPVHPSIPLSSFFPSSSTSSSSSSSSSFTSFSSSRGSFHFLPGASPSPSKGARTAVIAANKYKANRSQEVLIVHIELSSCVLNNLFLNPPPFLSLLQPSPPTSSYPSTLLLPLPLVQMSSFFFILFSSFHIFPTSSSSSSSSSSSPPPPPPPPPPPPPPLSSPPTLSS